TTGGGAGAAGGTGTTTAATTTGCCGTCTCTAGGGAGTGTATGGAATGAAATTTTAAGGAAGATAGACGATGGCTACGGGGATGAGGCGTTAAATCTCTGCAGGGAGCTCATCCGGAGGAGGAGCCTGCCCGGGATGGAGGATGAAGCTGCATCCTTGATAGTTGATAGTATGCGGAGACTCGGCTACGATAGAGTTGAGACAGATGAGGCAGGTAATGTGGTGGGAATAATAGGAGGGGGAGGAGGAGATAATGCGCCCATGTTACTCTTCGATGGCCATATGGATACGGTGGGTGAGGGGCTCCTCTCCAATTGGAGGCATCACCCATATTCAGCCGTAGTCGTAGATGGCGTCATATATGGTAGGGGGGCCTCCGATATGAAGGGGGGCTTAGCCGCCATGATCGTGGCCTGCTCCTTAGTGAAGGATCGTCTAACCGGTAAGGATAATGGCGTGGCAGTGGCTTGCGTGGTACACGAGGAGGATTGCGAGGGCTTCGGGGTAAGGAAGGTCATCGAGGAATACGGAAGGCCCAGATGCGTAGTCCTGGGTGAAGCGACAGACCTAACCCTCGCAGTCGGACATAGGGGGAGAGTTGAACTTGAGATAGAGGTTAGAGGGAGGACGGCCCATGGCAGCACCCCTGATAGGGGCATAAACGCCATATATAGGATGATGCCTGTGATACAGCGTGTAAAGGCTGAGGAGAGAATTCGGCCTCATCCATTTCTAGGGTACTCATCCGCATCCGTTAATAGGATCTGGTGTAGCCCCGACGAGACGCCCATAGTCCCGGACAGCTGCACAGTGGTCGTCGATAGGAGGATACTCCCCGGAGAAACGAAAAACTCGATATTATCTGATGGGTTGAGGTACCTCGGAGATATCGATGGGGAGGTCAGGATAGCGAAGCGCAGAATAACCTGCTACACCGGGTACTCGGAGATCGTGGAGCAATTCTTCCCAGCCTGGAATATTTCGCCCGAGAATGAATTCGTTAAAACCGCGAGGGAATACTTGGGATCCGCCCTCAAGAGGGAGATCCCCATCTCTAGATGGTTATTCAGCACTGATGGCGCTTATACGGCCGGGGTAGAGAGGATACCCACAGTCGGGTTCGGCCCGGGAGAAGAAAGATACGCCCATACACCCGAGGATCAGGTTCGGAGGCACGATGTATTAGAAGCCTTGAAGGGGTATGCGGCCCTCGCCATCGGCCTCTCCAAGGGTAGAATTGGATGAGAAGGGTCGTCAGCCCATTTATTAATGGACGCGCCACCATTAATAAATAGGATGAAAATAAAAGAGACGCGTGAAAATAAAGATATAAATAAAATAAGATGTTTCTACTTAATAGGAGAGGGGTTTATTGGTTGATAGGCTTTTAAA
This region of Candidatus Bathyarchaeota archaeon genomic DNA includes:
- a CDS encoding YgeY family selenium metabolism-linked hydrolase — protein: MPSLGSVWNEILRKIDDGYGDEALNLCRELIRRRSLPGMEDEAASLIVDSMRRLGYDRVETDEAGNVVGIIGGGGGDNAPMLLFDGHMDTVGEGLLSNWRHHPYSAVVVDGVIYGRGASDMKGGLAAMIVACSLVKDRLTGKDNGVAVACVVHEEDCEGFGVRKVIEEYGRPRCVVLGEATDLTLAVGHRGRVELEIEVRGRTAHGSTPDRGINAIYRMMPVIQRVKAEERIRPHPFLGYSSASVNRIWCSPDETPIVPDSCTVVVDRRILPGETKNSILSDGLRYLGDIDGEVRIAKRRITCYTGYSEIVEQFFPAWNISPENEFVKTAREYLGSALKREIPISRWLFSTDGAYTAGVERIPTVGFGPGEERYAHTPEDQVRRHDVLEALKGYAALAIGLSKGRIG